The genomic DNA TAAAAGTTAAAATAGACCGACCACTAGGATCTAAACATCCTAAGCACAACTTTGTCTATCCTTTAAACTATGGCTTTATTCCTGACACAATCGCCCCTGACGGAGAAGAAATTGATGCCTATGTCCTTGGAATAAATGAGCCGATACATGAATTCAAAGGAACCTGTATAGCAGTAATCCACAGAACAAACGATGACGACGATAAACTCATTGTTGCTCCAGATGGTAAAACTTTTACTGATGATGAGATTATTAAATTGACCGAATTCCAAGAACGCTATTTTGAATCAAAGATTATCCGAAAATAGATAAATAAATCAACATTCAGAAGTGACCTTATGATAAAAAAATTAGAAAAAGCAGTCCAATTACTTACAAAACACTTTCCTCCCGACGATGAGAACAGTAGGAAACCTGTTTTACCTCACGATATTCGCGTTGCTGCATATTTATCTGAGAATGATTATTCTGACGAAGTGGTTTTAGCCGGACTTTTACATGATGCGATTGAATGGTCAGATTTAACTGAACAAATTCTAAGAGATGCGTTTGGTGACAAAGTCGTTAAATTAGTCCTTGCCTGTACAAAAGATGATTCAATTAAAGATTCTGACGAAAAAATTGAAGAATTAATCAAACGCTGTGCTCGGAATGGGCAAGATGCCTTAATTGTAAAAACTGCGGACATTTTAGATAGTTATGAACATTACACAAAAACTAATAATAAGGACGAACTTGAATATTGCCGCAAAAACGCGGGAGCGATTTTGGAGTATAAACCTGAGAACTTTGATGATCCAATATTTAATAAATTAAAGAAATTATATGAATAACACGAAATTAAAATTATATTTTTGCAACCTGAAATATTAATTTTGCCTGCAGGTTTGGTTAATAAATCAATCAGATTAAGTTCCATCCTTCGCAGTAACAGGGCCTAACTTACAGCAAATAACGACTCTATTGACAACAATGTTTAACTATGCTATTATACTGACGAGACTCACGTTTTTCTCATACTTATATAGTTAGAAAATTGCACACTTTGACTTATACATAAGTCTGATATAAACTTCACGTCTACTAATTTTAAATTTTGAGTTCAATTTCAATTTATGTCAAAAAAGTTATTTATTGGAAGTCTTGCTTGGGAAGCTACCGAACAAGATCTTCAAGACCTATTCGCCCAATACGGTGCTGTTGAAGAAGCTATTATCATTAAAGATAAGTTCACAGAACGTTCAAAGGGATTCGGCTTTGTTACCTACACTAATGATGAGGATGCAGACAAAGCTCTTAAGGAATTAAACGGAGCTGAGTTAAAAGGCCGAGCGCTAGTTGTAAACGAAGCTAGACCTCCAAAGCCAAGAGACGAAGATCGCGGTTAATTACTACTGAGTATATAAAAAAACAGAATTTGTGCAGTTCTGTTTTTTTGTTATATAAATTTTTGATTTTAACTATTCTTCAATAAATAACTCTTGCTGAGCAATCTCTGGTTGCTGAAGCTTGCTTAAAAATCGACAAAGACCGGCTACCGATAGACCGATTATTAGAATTCCCAACCACTGAACAATAGAAATATCCCCCTGAACAAAAATCTTGTTCAAAACAGTTGTAATCGGGGAGGCAATGACCAAAACAGAAGTAACAACTGAAGCAGGTAAACGCGCTAAAGCGTGGTACCAGGTCCACACATAACCCAATAATAATACTGCAGTAACTATTATCCAACTCATTTGACTTGTCTGTAAATTTACCAAACCCTGCGCTTGTCCTGTAAACACCAGAAATGCTAACAAGATAAGTGCACCAAATAACATTCGTGCCCAAGCAACAATCTCTGGTTCAATGTTTTTCAAAAGTTTCTTAGCAACAATGAACTCAACTGACCAAAGCAAAGTGGCACCCAGTATTAGGATATCAGCCAATCCAAATGACCAGGCCTTGATACCAATTAACAAGTAATTACCGAGTAGTAAGAAAAGCAACGCAGCGATCTGTATTTTTCCTATTTTTTCTTTAAGGAAAGTTATGGCTAACAAGCTTACCCAAATAAATAAAGTTTTGTGAATAAATGCTGCATTAGTAGAAGTTGCTAATGACAACCCTTTAAAAAATAACAAGAAGGGGATACTGCCACCAACAAAACCAATAACTACGAGCTTAACCCATTCATTCTTTTTGATAGATTTAAGCTTGTTAACAATAAACGGTGAAAAGATAAAAAGTGACAACACCAATGCTACAAATAAATTCTTTCCCGTAGTAAACACATGAGAATTCCCTACGGACTGAACAGCAAATTTATTTACAAACACCGAAACGCCACTAATAACAGCAGTAAATAAAACAAAAATTAATCCTTTTTTCATATTAACATTTTATTAATTTCTTTAGCTTCAGCAGCGTCAATTTTTTGTACTGCTATATTAGCGTTTACTAATACCCAATCACCAATTTTAAGATCAGACAAAGCAGCCACGCTAACTTGTTTTTCACCCTGTTTAGCGGTTTTAACAATCGCCACTTGATCATTAAGTCGGATTATTTTGTGCGGTATGGTTAAACACATATACACATAATACACTAAATATGCTAAAATGAAAACAATATACACTAAATGTTACCTATGCCTAAAATCATAACAATATTAATTTTCTTGCTACTAATAACTGGTTGTCAAAACAACACTACACCTGTTAAATCTTTTAAAGGCACTACCTTTTCCGAACAGGGAATTCGTTTTGATTGCCCGATTGGATGGGAACTATCTGAAACTAAAAAAATCCTGGAAACTGAATTCATGGTTATTTGCGAAAAAACGGGAGAAGGAGAAAGCGGTTTAGCGATTTTCAAATGGACAAAAAGTAAAATGACTGCCCTGGATTTGCTAAATTCACTTAAAGATTCCTACGCTGAAACCTATAAGCAAAAACATAATGTAGAAATTGACTATGGCTGGACTAGTAAAAAGAAATTAAAAGTCTCCTTTGATTTTAACGCTCAAAGCATTAAACATCAGGGTAAAATCATAACCAAGCAATGCCCAGAACATGTTATAGGTATAATCCTCCAGGAAACAAAAACTGATAACGACAAATATGAAAAAGCTTTCAATAATATAGAAAATTCTTTTGCTTGTAAATAAACTCACAGCCCCATAACAAAAATTATCTATCATTTAATGAAGGCGAAGACGCGCATCTTCGCCTTTATTTTTTTACAAAAAAAAAGACGCTCACTGTTGAGCGTCGTTTTGGTTGAATTTATAAACCAAGACTTAACATATATCTTTTGGTAGGGAAGCTACAAACAGTAACCTCCCAACGACAATTCATTTTTGCCTCTGGCAAACATAGCAAGCCTGAATTATTTGGGCTGTTAGAGTGATGGTCAGAAAAAATAATTTGCTCTTTTTTTTCCCCTTCACACACATATTCTGCCCAGGAAAAGATTCCAATCAACTCCTGATTATATGCCACATGAGTCCTCTGCCAGGTATCGTCTGACTTGAATCCAGACTCTATAACTGGGTGAGGAATGCTCCCTGGCCCCTTTGCTTGTTCATAAACGGGTATATACAGATTAGTTGCTGTCCAAAATT from Candidatus Falkowbacteria bacterium includes the following:
- a CDS encoding inorganic pyrophosphatase codes for the protein MSYSNKYLNKSVKVKIDRPLGSKHPKHNFVYPLNYGFIPDTIAPDGEEIDAYVLGINEPIHEFKGTCIAVIHRTNDDDDKLIVAPDGKTFTDDEIIKLTEFQERYFESKIIRK
- a CDS encoding HD domain-containing protein; protein product: MIKKLEKAVQLLTKHFPPDDENSRKPVLPHDIRVAAYLSENDYSDEVVLAGLLHDAIEWSDLTEQILRDAFGDKVVKLVLACTKDDSIKDSDEKIEELIKRCARNGQDALIVKTADILDSYEHYTKTNNKDELEYCRKNAGAILEYKPENFDDPIFNKLKKLYE
- a CDS encoding RNA-binding protein; the encoded protein is MSKKLFIGSLAWEATEQDLQDLFAQYGAVEEAIIIKDKFTERSKGFGFVTYTNDEDADKALKELNGAELKGRALVVNEARPPKPRDEDRG
- a CDS encoding DMT family transporter, which produces MKKGLIFVLFTAVISGVSVFVNKFAVQSVGNSHVFTTGKNLFVALVLSLFIFSPFIVNKLKSIKKNEWVKLVVIGFVGGSIPFLLFFKGLSLATSTNAAFIHKTLFIWVSLLAITFLKEKIGKIQIAALLFLLLGNYLLIGIKAWSFGLADILILGATLLWSVEFIVAKKLLKNIEPEIVAWARMLFGALILLAFLVFTGQAQGLVNLQTSQMSWIIVTAVLLLGYVWTWYHALARLPASVVTSVLVIASPITTVLNKIFVQGDISIVQWLGILIIGLSVAGLCRFLSKLQQPEIAQQELFIEE
- a CDS encoding HypC/HybG/HupF family hydrogenase formation chaperone is translated as MCLTIPHKIIRLNDQVAIVKTAKQGEKQVSVAALSDLKIGDWVLVNANIAVQKIDAAEAKEINKMLI